One bacterium genomic window, GCCGCCCCCCGATCCGTCGCGTCCTGCCGCTGTCTTCCAGTGTCCGGCTTCCCGTGCGCGGTGGCCTGAGCCGCGTCATCGGTTGAGTCCACAGGCCGTTGCGTCTCGATCAGGGATAGGTCGCGCAATCGCCGACCTTGCAGGCACCGCCCTTCCTCGTGGTCTGGGAGGTCGTTGAGCAGGTTGCCAGGACGTCCTCCTCAGCCTCGAGGGTGACCTCTTCGATCTGAGGCCGTCGCCACGCCCTCTTGCGCTTCTCCATGCCGCTCACCTCCATAAGAGTCCCAGTAACGAGTATACCTACGCTCAGGAACATGTCAATAGACGCGCCGTGAGCGCCGGGTCAAGGCGGCGTGGGACTGTGCCGTCATAGCGGCGGCCTGGCCTCCACACCGAGGGCCTCTGCCATGCCCTGCGCCAGCTCGCAGCGCCATTCCACCGGTTCGCCGGTCAGCACCCCCTCCGCCAGACTGTCACCCGGGCACTTCCGACACAGGGGCGGCAGGGGACACTCCTGGCAGGGCCCGGGCGGGCCAGCGGCGGCAGCGATGGCTTGCGGGAGCGCCTCCCAGGCGTCCGCGAGCGTGATCTGCCGCAGATCGAGCGTCACGACCTCCAGACCGAGGCATGGGTGCAATCCGCCGTAGGGGTCCGTGCAGAAGTCGTGGGTGCCCACGAGGCACCGGAAGGGGGTATCGGGCCGGGGACGCGCCGGTTCCCAGCGGCTCGCGATCCTCTCCCATTCCGCTCGGCGCACGGGGTCGCGTAGTTCCGTCGCGATCATCTCGTCGGGGGACAGGCGCTCAGCCACGGGGTCCCCCCCACCATCCGCGTACGTCGGCGTCAGTTGGGCATCCCACCTGAACACGTCCTGGTAGTGCGCTGACTGGGCGCGCAGAGCGTCAAACTCGCGGAGGCTGTGTCGGGTGACCATGCTCTTGACTTCGAACAGCATCCCGCGCTCGCGGACAAGGTCTACCGCCCGTAGCGCCCGCTCATGCATGCCCGCGACGCCGGTGACCTGTCGATACATCGCTTCGCTCGCCCCGTAGAGCGTGATGGAGACGAGACGCGGGGTCCATTCAGCGAGGAAGTCGGCCATCGCCGCATCCAGCAGGACACCGTTGGTGAACAGGACGGGGATGAGCCCCTGCCTGCGGGCGAACCGCCAGATCTCCCGGAAGTCGGGGCGCAGCAGCGGTTCGCCGCCAGTGAAGAGCGCGAACAGCACACCCATATCCACAGCTTCGCGGATAATCCGCTGCCACTGCTCGGTGGTCAGTTCGGGCCGGGGAGTGGGCCCGTTGGCAGGAAGGCGGCAGTAGCAGTGGCGGCATAGGAAGTTGCAGCGTCGTGTCAGCTCGAGCGTCATCATGTTCGGGCGGCGCTCGTCCTCCGGGTACAGCCGCTGCAGGGCTTCTTCGAGGCTGCGGTGGTGGCACAGGTCAGACATCGTCAGCCACCGTCGTCAGGAACGACCGGCTCTCGAACTCCTGCAGCGTGTCCATGACGTCCTGGCGCAGATCCTGGGCGGGAGCGTTGTACGCCTCAGCCAGCAACGCGACGACTGTCTCGACGTCACGCGGCTCGGAAAGCAGCGCCCAGATGGCGGCGGCTGTCTCGTTGAGCAGATAGACCCGCTGCAGATCCACGCCGATCTGGGTGATAGGGATCAGTAACGTCTCCCCGGCAATGCGGCGTGTCACGACCTTCTCGTGTTGTCGGTATCTCATGGGGAACTCGTTGGCAGCTCGTGTCCATAGTATAACGTTGAGTAATGCTTGAGTATTCCCCAGCGGGCGGAGATTGACGCAATGTTATCAGCTTACCAGTCACGGCATGGCATCGTCTGTGACAAATCGTGTGACAGGTGCGCGCGGACGAGGTACGGCAGCCGCGGCCAGGCGCCGTGGCCGAGCGCCGTGCGCCCGCAGACAGAGCGGCCCTGCTGACAGCCAGCAGGGCCGCTGCGATCCCGTGAGTGTCAGGGAGAACGGCAGGGGGTTACTGCTCGGGCGCGATCGGCGTCTGGCCCTCCTTGAAGGCGTCACCGATGGCCGCCATGGCCCCCAGGATGCCTGTGGCCTCGACCGGCAGGAAGACCTTGGTGGCCTTGCCGTTGGCGATGCGGCCCAGGGCTTCCAGGTACTTGACGGCCAGCAAGTCGGAGGTGGGCTTCCCGGTGTGGATGGCGCTGAACACCGTCTCGATCGCCTGGGCTTCACCCTCGGCCACGGTGAGCTGGCGGAACTTCTCGGCCTCGGCGACCTTCTTGATGGCCTCGGCCTCACCCTCGGCGCGGTTGATGCGGCTCTGCCGCTCGCCCTCCGCTTGCAGGATCTGGGACTGCTTGACGCCCTCGGCCTCGAGGATGGCGGCGCGCTTGTCGCGCTCGGCCTTCATCTGCCGGCTCATCGCCTCAGTGATGTCCCGCGGGGGCTCGATGCTCTGCAGCTCCACGCGCGTCACCCGCACACCCCATTTGTCGGTGGCGTCATCCATGATCTGACGCAGTTGCGCATTGATGCGCTCGCGCGATGTCAGCGCCTCATCTATCTTCATCTCGCCGAGGATGTTGCGCAGGTTGGTCTGCGCCAGCTTGATGGCCGCCATCCGGAAGTCTGTGACGTTGTAGACGTTCCGCACCGGGTCGGTGACCTCGAAGTAGATGACCGCATCCACGGTGAGAGTGGCGTTGTCCGAGGTGATGACGGTCTGCGGGGCGACATCGAGCACGGTCTCGCGCATGTCCACGAATGCGATGGACTGCACGAAGGGGAAGACGATGGTGAGGCCGGGCTCGGCGGTGCGGCTGTACTTGCGGAAAGTCTCGACCAGCCCCCGCTGGTACTGCCGTACGACGCACAGGGACTTGCCGATGATGATCATGGCCAGAATGGCCAGGACGACCACGCCAAAGACGGTTGAGCCTCCCATGTTCAGACCTCCGGTTCAGGCTGGGTGTCGGCCAGACGCACTTGTAGCGTCGTGCCCTCGATCCCCTCAATGACGACGTGCGCCTCGGCGGGAATGACCGTGTCGCTGCGGGCCCGCCACTCGTCCGATCGCACCCGCACCCGGCCGGTGTTGAGCCGCGGGTTGATCTCCTCGAGCACCACGGCCATCTGGCCCTTGAGGCTGTCCACGTTGGAGGGGACCGTCACGCTCCCGTGGATGCTGCGGGCCAGGGGGCGCGTCGCCAGCAGCAGCACCAACGAGGCCAGGGTGAAGAACAGCCACTGCATCCAGGCCGAGGGGACGAACACCGCCAGCAACGCGGTCAGCAGTGCACCGGCCCCGATCCACATCAGGAAGAACGAGCCGGCCACCAACTCCATGATGAGCAGCGCCAGCCCACCGATCATCCACATCAGCGCAGGATGCATCAGCATCACCTCCGCAGAAGACTGTTCGCGAACCGGCGGCGGATTCCTTGTGTCCGCCCGTCACGCGCCGGGCGCCAGAAGTTCCCGGTAGACCTCCCAGCGCTGCGCATTCACCCGCTCCACATCATACCGCGCCAGCGCATGGGTCCGCCCGGCCTGCCCCATCTCAAGGCGCAGAGCCTCGTCTGCGGCCAGGCGGTTGAGCTGCGCTGTCAGCTCCTCGACGCTCCCCGGTGTCACCAGGCAGGCCGTCTCGCCCGGAATGCCGACCTCGCAGACCCCGGGCAGGTCGCTGCAGATGACCGGTCGGGCGCACAGCATCGCTTCCACCTGTGCCACGCCGAAGGACTCCCCGCGCGACACCGAAGGCAGCACCACCACATCGGCCGCATGGTACTGCGCCACCAATTCATCATGATCCACCCGGCCCAGCAGGTGCACCCGCTCCACCAGGTTGAGCTTCAGCGCCTGGGCTGAGAGCTTCGCGGCCAGGGGACCGCGCCCAATGATGTACAGGTGCCCGTCCACCCCGTGCATCGCCTGAATCAGGTGCTCTACACCCTTATAGTGCGACAGACGCCCCACGAAAAGGACGCGGAAGTGGCCGGGCTGGCGCAACTCCTCGACGCGTTCGGCCTGGGTCTCGGTCAGATCGAAGCGCCGCGGCTCCACGCCGGCGGGCAGGTAGACGCACTTGTCGAGCACGTCCTGCAGCACCGGGGAGGACTCCGCGTAGCTGCGCGAGTTGACAAAGATGCGGTCGGCGCGCGCGAGCGTATCGTGCAGGAGCGGCATGATGAACTGCTGCAGCCGCCCGAAGCGCGAGATGTCGAAATGGTAGTGGACGATCAGCCGCCCCCGGTGGCCGGACCGCTGCACGGCCCACATGCCGTACGGGTAGGCGTGGTGCAGCTCGATGAGGTCGGGGCACAAGTGGCGGATCCAGCGCGGCATCGCCGGACAGAGGGGCGTATTGGCGATGGTGCCGACGCTGCCACAGCGGACGACGTTGACCTGGTGCAGGGACGTGCGGACCGTCCACGGATACCGCGAGCTGACCAGGGCCGACACGTCGTTGCCCTGCCGCGTCAGGTACTCGCAGAACGCGCGCATGGTCCACTCGATGCCGCCCTCATCGGGGTAGTAGCGGCGGTAGATGTGCAGGAGCTTGGGCATGGTCAGGAAGGCGAAGGCGGAATGATGAACGATGAATGATGAGTGATGAATGCGGGCGAAGTCTAGTGGTCTCTTCGCCGGGGAGGGGGTCGGTTCCTGCGGAGGTGGGACGGGGCGTCACCGCGAAAAGCGCTGCCATGCCCGCTGAGCGGGCCGAGCGGAGTGAGGATATGCGCGTACTGATCACCGGCGCCGCCGGCGTCCTGGGCCAACTCGTCACCGAACTCGTAGCCGCCGACGGCCACGACCTGCGCCTGACGGACGCCCTGCCGCTAGAGACG contains:
- a CDS encoding PqqD family protein; the encoded protein is MRYRQHEKVVTRRIAGETLLIPITQIGVDLQRVYLLNETAAAIWALLSEPRDVETVVALLAEAYNAPAQDLRQDVMDTLQEFESRSFLTTVADDV
- a CDS encoding glycosyltransferase, with translation MPKLLHIYRRYYPDEGGIEWTMRAFCEYLTRQGNDVSALVSSRYPWTVRTSLHQVNVVRCGSVGTIANTPLCPAMPRWIRHLCPDLIELHHAYPYGMWAVQRSGHRGRLIVHYHFDISRFGRLQQFIMPLLHDTLARADRIFVNSRSYAESSPVLQDVLDKCVYLPAGVEPRRFDLTETQAERVEELRQPGHFRVLFVGRLSHYKGVEHLIQAMHGVDGHLYIIGRGPLAAKLSAQALKLNLVERVHLLGRVDHDELVAQYHAADVVVLPSVSRGESFGVAQVEAMLCARPVICSDLPGVCEVGIPGETACLVTPGSVEELTAQLNRLAADEALRLEMGQAGRTHALARYDVERVNAQRWEVYRELLAPGA
- a CDS encoding NfeD family protein; the encoded protein is MHPALMWMIGGLALLIMELVAGSFFLMWIGAGALLTALLAVFVPSAWMQWLFFTLASLVLLLATRPLARSIHGSVTVPSNVDSLKGQMAVVLEEINPRLNTGRVRVRSDEWRARSDTVIPAEAHVVIEGIEGTTLQVRLADTQPEPEV
- a CDS encoding radical SAM protein — encoded protein: MSDLCHHRSLEEALQRLYPEDERRPNMMTLELTRRCNFLCRHCYCRLPANGPTPRPELTTEQWQRIIREAVDMGVLFALFTGGEPLLRPDFREIWRFARRQGLIPVLFTNGVLLDAAMADFLAEWTPRLVSITLYGASEAMYRQVTGVAGMHERALRAVDLVRERGMLFEVKSMVTRHSLREFDALRAQSAHYQDVFRWDAQLTPTYADGGGDPVAERLSPDEMIATELRDPVRRAEWERIASRWEPARPRPDTPFRCLVGTHDFCTDPYGGLHPCLGLEVVTLDLRQITLADAWEALPQAIAAAAGPPGPCQECPLPPLCRKCPGDSLAEGVLTGEPVEWRCELAQGMAEALGVEARPPL
- a CDS encoding SPFH/Band 7/PHB domain protein; translation: MGGSTVFGVVVLAILAMIIIGKSLCVVRQYQRGLVETFRKYSRTAEPGLTIVFPFVQSIAFVDMRETVLDVAPQTVITSDNATLTVDAVIYFEVTDPVRNVYNVTDFRMAAIKLAQTNLRNILGEMKIDEALTSRERINAQLRQIMDDATDKWGVRVTRVELQSIEPPRDITEAMSRQMKAERDKRAAILEAEGVKQSQILQAEGERQSRINRAEGEAEAIKKVAEAEKFRQLTVAEGEAQAIETVFSAIHTGKPTSDLLAVKYLEALGRIANGKATKVFLPVEATGILGAMAAIGDAFKEGQTPIAPEQ